A genome region from Thalassococcus arenae includes the following:
- the soxB gene encoding thiosulfohydrolase SoxB, which yields MISRRDFLQVSMAASAMVGASGFGNWARLAAQQSLTQDQLLQFDTFGNLSLIHVTDIHAQLMPIYFREPSVNIGVGENKGAVPHITGADFRRLYGIDDGSPSHYALSSGDFEALARAYGRVGGMDRVATIVNAIRADRPDALLLDGGDTWHGSYTCYHTAGQDMVNVMNALNPDAMTFHWEFTLGSERVQELVESLPFAALGQNIFDAEWDEPSELFPPYKMFERGGTKIAVIGQAFPYMPIANPRWMFPEYSFGIRDENMQAMVDEVRAEGAELVVVLSHNGFDVDKKMASKVSGIDVILSGHTHDALPEPVLVGETIIVASGSNGKFVSRVDLDVRDGRMMGFRHKLIPVFSDVIAPDPAMAAVIEEQRAPYKDALAEVIGQTDSTLYRRGNFNGTWDDLICDALISEREADIALSPGVRWGPSLIPGDPITREDIWNVTSMTYGEAYRTEMTGEFLKIVLEDVADNIFNPDPYYQQGGDMVRTGGLGYRIDIGQPQGSRISEMTLLKTGEAIDPSKSYVVAGWASVNEGTEGPQIWDVVESHIRKQGTVVVAPNNSVEVVGA from the coding sequence ATGATCTCACGTCGCGATTTCCTGCAGGTGTCCATGGCGGCTTCGGCGATGGTCGGGGCCAGCGGGTTTGGCAACTGGGCGCGTCTGGCCGCGCAGCAAAGCCTGACCCAGGACCAGCTCTTGCAGTTCGACACGTTCGGCAATCTCAGCCTGATCCACGTGACGGACATACACGCACAACTGATGCCGATCTATTTCCGCGAACCCTCGGTGAATATCGGTGTGGGGGAAAACAAGGGCGCCGTGCCGCACATCACCGGCGCCGATTTCCGCAGGCTTTACGGAATCGACGATGGCAGTCCGTCCCACTACGCGCTGTCCTCTGGCGATTTCGAGGCATTGGCCCGCGCCTATGGCCGCGTCGGCGGGATGGATCGGGTCGCCACCATCGTGAACGCTATCCGTGCCGACCGTCCCGATGCGCTGCTGCTGGACGGCGGGGATACCTGGCACGGTTCCTACACCTGCTATCACACGGCCGGGCAGGACATGGTCAACGTCATGAATGCGCTGAACCCCGACGCGATGACCTTCCACTGGGAATTCACGCTGGGGTCAGAGCGGGTCCAGGAGCTGGTGGAGAGCCTCCCCTTCGCCGCCCTGGGCCAGAACATCTTCGACGCGGAATGGGACGAGCCGTCCGAGCTGTTCCCGCCCTACAAGATGTTCGAGCGCGGCGGCACCAAGATCGCCGTCATCGGTCAGGCGTTTCCCTACATGCCCATCGCCAACCCGCGCTGGATGTTCCCGGAATACAGCTTCGGCATCCGCGACGAAAACATGCAAGCGATGGTGGACGAGGTGCGCGCCGAGGGCGCCGAGCTTGTCGTGGTGCTCAGCCATAACGGCTTCGACGTCGACAAGAAGATGGCCAGCAAAGTCTCCGGGATCGACGTTATCCTGTCGGGACACACCCATGACGCGCTGCCCGAACCGGTGTTGGTGGGCGAGACGATCATCGTGGCCAGCGGATCGAACGGAAAGTTCGTCAGCCGCGTCGACCTGGACGTGCGCGACGGCCGCATGATGGGGTTCCGTCACAAGCTGATACCCGTCTTCTCGGATGTTATCGCGCCCGACCCGGCGATGGCCGCGGTGATCGAGGAACAGCGCGCGCCCTACAAGGATGCGTTGGCCGAGGTGATCGGCCAGACCGACAGCACGCTGTACCGCCGCGGCAATTTCAACGGCACCTGGGACGACCTGATCTGCGATGCGCTGATTTCGGAACGCGAAGCCGATATCGCCTTGTCGCCGGGCGTCCGCTGGGGCCCGTCGCTGATCCCCGGCGACCCGATCACGCGCGAGGATATCTGGAACGTCACATCGATGACCTACGGCGAAGCCTATCGCACGGAAATGACGGGCGAATTCCTGAAGATCGTGCTTGAGGACGTGGCCGACAACATCTTCAACCCCGATCCCTATTACCAGCAGGGCGGGGACATGGTCCGCACCGGGGGACTGGGCTACCGGATCGACATCGGCCAACCGCAGGGCAGCCGGATTTCCGAGATGACCCTGCTCAAGACCGGCGAGGCGATCGATCCGTCGAAATCCTACGTGGTCGCGGGATGGGCGAGCGTGAACGAAGGCACCGAGGGACCGCAGATTTGGGACGTGGTGGAAAGCCATATCCGCAAGCAGGGCACCGTCGTGGTCGCCCCGAACAATTCTGTCGAGGTTGTGGGCGCCTGA
- a CDS encoding thioredoxin family protein produces the protein MIRAVLLSAATLIGSIGLPATAEPRLVMVDQPGCVYCELWDRQIAPAYSKTAEGQFAPLWRVDIADGAPEGVAYARRVTFTPTFILIDEGRELGRIEGYPGEDFFWPLFAQLLERHTDYQPDLMPATN, from the coding sequence ATGATCCGTGCCGTTCTTCTGTCCGCCGCGACCTTGATCGGGTCGATCGGCCTGCCCGCCACGGCAGAGCCCCGTCTGGTCATGGTGGACCAGCCAGGCTGCGTGTATTGCGAACTCTGGGACCGGCAGATCGCTCCGGCCTATTCCAAGACCGCCGAAGGACAGTTCGCGCCCCTGTGGCGCGTGGATATCGCCGACGGCGCGCCCGAGGGTGTGGCCTATGCGCGCCGCGTGACATTCACGCCGACCTTCATCCTGATCGACGAGGGCCGGGAACTGGGCCGGATCGAAGGCTATCCGGGCGAGGATTTCTTCTGGCCGCTCTTCGCGCAACTGCTGGAGCGCCACACCGACTATCAGCCGGATCTCATGCCGGCCACGAATTGA
- a CDS encoding polysaccharide biosynthesis/export family protein, with amino-acid sequence MKHIPSRWARAVALLAAVSILASCGLPRVGPNKREIFAGSVQREGDAFVVAVNDRVTRATAVVPALGFTEDFKNAGVVGSDTISPGDTLGLTIWENVDDGLLATDTANATILEEVQVDGSGFIFVPYAGRIKASGNTPEAIRRIITSKLADQTPDPQVEVRRVAGDGSTVSLVGAVGGQGVYAIERPTRTLSSMLARAGGITIEPEIAQVTILRGHKTGKIWFQDLYQHPEFDIALRGGDRILVEEDSRAFTALGATGTQARVPFETQTLSAIEAIAQVGGLLPSAADPTGVFIFRNEPAEIANQVMGRTDLIGAQRLVYVLDLTEPNGMFMARDFSVRDGDTLYVTEAPFTQWNKTISALTGSLTTVGSVVSTADTLASGIGSGG; translated from the coding sequence GTGAAACACATCCCCTCCCGTTGGGCACGGGCGGTCGCGCTTTTGGCTGCGGTGTCGATCCTGGCATCCTGCGGTCTTCCGCGCGTCGGCCCCAACAAGCGCGAGATTTTCGCGGGCTCTGTGCAGCGTGAAGGCGACGCATTCGTCGTCGCCGTCAACGATCGCGTGACCCGCGCCACCGCTGTCGTTCCCGCCCTGGGCTTTACCGAAGATTTCAAGAATGCAGGCGTGGTCGGCTCGGATACGATCAGCCCCGGTGACACGTTGGGTCTGACGATCTGGGAAAACGTCGATGACGGTTTGCTGGCGACCGACACCGCGAACGCCACCATCCTGGAAGAGGTGCAGGTCGACGGCTCGGGCTTCATCTTTGTCCCCTATGCCGGGCGCATCAAGGCATCGGGCAACACGCCCGAAGCCATCCGGCGGATCATCACCAGCAAGCTCGCCGACCAGACACCGGACCCCCAGGTCGAGGTGCGCCGCGTCGCCGGCGATGGTTCGACCGTCAGCCTTGTCGGTGCGGTGGGCGGACAAGGCGTCTATGCCATCGAACGCCCGACCCGTACGCTGTCGTCCATGCTGGCACGCGCCGGCGGCATCACCATCGAACCCGAAATCGCCCAGGTGACGATCCTGCGCGGTCACAAGACCGGCAAGATCTGGTTCCAGGATCTGTATCAGCATCCGGAATTCGACATCGCCTTGCGTGGTGGAGACCGCATCCTTGTCGAGGAAGACAGCCGCGCCTTCACGGCGCTTGGCGCCACCGGAACGCAGGCGCGCGTGCCGTTCGAAACACAGACGCTTTCGGCGATCGAGGCGATCGCGCAGGTGGGCGGGCTCTTGCCTTCGGCGGCCGACCCGACCGGCGTCTTCATCTTCCGCAACGAACCCGCCGAGATCGCCAACCAGGTCATGGGGCGGACCGACCTGATCGGCGCTCAGCGCCTGGTCTATGTTCTGGACCTGACCGAACCGAACGGCATGTTCATGGCGCGCGATTTCTCGGTCCGCGACGGCGACACGCTCTACGTGACCGAAGCGCCGTTCACGCAGTGGAACAAGACGATCTCGGCGCTGACCGGGTCGCTCACGACCGTCGGTTCGGTCGTCAGCACGGCGGACACGCTGGCATCCGGGATCGGCTCCGGAGGATAA
- a CDS encoding thioredoxin family protein, whose translation MKHWVIGALMAAMALPLSAAEMGDDGLHKQPWMRDTFKDLREDLAEANAEGKRLVLFFEQRGCIYCTKMHEEVFSNAVISDYIAENFFVVQLNLYGDVEVVDFDGESLPEKEMARKWRVMFTPNIVFLPEEVPEGMTAVDAAVAVMPGAFGKGTTKDMFTWVAEKRYALDNGEDFQRYHARMIQERNNGNFD comes from the coding sequence ATGAAACACTGGGTGATCGGCGCGCTGATGGCAGCGATGGCGCTGCCGCTTTCGGCGGCCGAGATGGGCGATGACGGGCTGCACAAGCAGCCGTGGATGCGCGACACGTTCAAGGACTTGCGCGAGGATCTCGCCGAGGCCAATGCCGAGGGCAAGCGCCTGGTCCTGTTCTTCGAACAACGTGGATGCATCTACTGCACCAAGATGCATGAAGAGGTGTTTTCGAACGCCGTCATCAGCGACTACATCGCAGAGAATTTCTTCGTGGTGCAACTGAACCTCTACGGTGACGTCGAGGTCGTCGATTTCGACGGGGAATCACTGCCGGAAAAGGAGATGGCGCGGAAATGGCGCGTGATGTTCACGCCCAACATCGTGTTCCTGCCCGAAGAGGTGCCCGAAGGGATGACGGCCGTCGATGCCGCCGTCGCCGTCATGCCGGGTGCATTCGGCAAGGGAACGACGAAGGACATGTTCACCTGGGTCGCCGAAAAGCGCTATGCGCTTGATAACGGAGAGGATTTCCAGCGCTACCATGCGCGGATGATTCAAGAGCGCAACAACGGCAACTTTGATTGA
- a CDS encoding capsule biosynthesis protein — translation MSKATGDKRVFLFLQGPHGPFFHRLGTMLRRTGADVWRVGFNAGDRAFWFHPRSFIPYRGTADTWRDNFVALVAEKGVTDIVLYGDVRPIHAEAIEEARARGLTIHVFEEGYLRPYWVTYERGGSNGFSRLMQTEVADMRAALALSDMEAPLPPARWGDMREHIFYGALYHWFVMVRNGDYRNFRPHRDLHVAQEFALYLRRLMLMPLSWVERKIETARIRLGGFPYHLVLLQLEHDSSFRQHSPFRSMTEFVELVIEGFATGAPGHHHLVFKAHPLEDGRVPLRRTIRDLARRHGLTGRIHYVRGGKLAQLLNDARSAVTVNSTAGQQVLWRGIPLKVFGEAIYGKPDFVSTQPLPEFFATPTRPDSRAYRDFRRYLLETSQIPGGFYSARGRRQLLRQVVDMMLSPDDPYDALRLGTAAPRQQLRIVT, via the coding sequence ATGAGCAAGGCAACCGGCGACAAACGGGTCTTTCTGTTCCTGCAGGGGCCGCACGGGCCGTTCTTTCACCGTTTGGGGACGATGTTGCGCCGCACCGGCGCCGATGTCTGGCGCGTGGGTTTCAACGCCGGCGACCGCGCCTTCTGGTTTCACCCCCGCAGCTTTATCCCCTATCGCGGCACGGCCGACACGTGGCGAGACAACTTCGTCGCGCTGGTCGCCGAGAAGGGCGTCACCGACATCGTGCTTTATGGCGATGTGCGCCCGATTCACGCCGAGGCCATCGAAGAGGCGCGCGCACGCGGCCTGACGATCCATGTCTTCGAAGAAGGCTACCTGCGTCCCTACTGGGTGACTTACGAACGCGGCGGCTCGAACGGGTTTTCCCGGCTGATGCAGACCGAAGTGGCGGACATGCGCGCCGCGCTTGCCCTGTCCGACATGGAGGCCCCGCTTCCTCCGGCCCGCTGGGGCGACATGCGCGAACACATCTTCTACGGCGCGCTTTATCACTGGTTCGTCATGGTGCGGAACGGAGATTACCGCAATTTCCGACCGCATCGCGACCTGCATGTGGCGCAGGAATTCGCCCTGTATCTGAGACGCCTGATGCTGATGCCGCTGAGCTGGGTCGAACGCAAGATCGAAACCGCCCGCATCCGGCTGGGCGGCTTTCCCTATCACCTCGTGCTGCTGCAACTCGAACACGATTCCAGCTTTCGCCAGCATTCGCCCTTCCGCTCGATGACCGAGTTCGTCGAACTCGTGATCGAGGGTTTCGCGACCGGCGCGCCGGGGCATCACCACCTGGTGTTCAAGGCCCACCCGCTTGAGGATGGCCGCGTTCCGTTGCGCCGCACCATCCGCGATCTGGCCCGGCGCCACGGGCTGACGGGGCGCATCCACTATGTCCGGGGGGGCAAGCTGGCGCAGCTCTTGAACGATGCGCGCAGCGCCGTGACGGTCAATTCCACCGCCGGCCAACAGGTTTTGTGGCGCGGGATTCCGCTCAAGGTCTTCGGCGAAGCGATCTATGGAAAACCCGATTTCGTCTCGACCCAACCGCTGCCCGAATTTTTCGCCACGCCGACGCGCCCCGACAGCCGGGCCTATCGGGATTTCCGCCGTTACCTGCTGGAAACCTCGCAAATTCCGGGTGGTTTCTACTCTGCGCGCGGGCGCCGGCAACTGCTGCGGCAGGTGGTCGACATGATGTTGTCGCCCGATGATCCTTACGACGCGCTGCGGCTGGGGACCGCGGCGCCGCGGCAACAGTTGCGCATCGTGACCTGA
- the soxZ gene encoding thiosulfate oxidation carrier complex protein SoxZ, whose product MASDVKPRVKVPKKAAAGEAITIKTLISHKMESGQRKDSDGNKIPRSIINRFTCDFNGQNVIDITLEPAISTNPYFEFEATVPEAGEFKFTWYDDDGSVYEDAKAIEV is encoded by the coding sequence ATGGCATCCGATGTGAAACCCCGCGTCAAGGTCCCGAAGAAAGCCGCAGCCGGAGAGGCGATCACCATCAAGACGCTGATCAGTCACAAGATGGAATCGGGTCAGCGCAAGGACAGCGACGGCAACAAGATCCCGCGGTCCATCATCAATCGCTTCACCTGCGATTTCAACGGACAGAACGTGATCGACATCACGCTCGAGCCGGCGATTTCGACCAACCCGTACTTCGAATTCGAAGCCACCGTGCCCGAAGCCGGTGAGTTCAAGTTCACCTGGTACGACGATGACGGGTCGGTCTACGAAGACGCCAAGGCGATCGAAGTCTGA
- the soxY gene encoding thiosulfate oxidation carrier protein SoxY — protein sequence MDFTRRETLAMGAGAALVTVLPFQANAAVDDLINAFTGGAATGDAGVELTAPEIAENGNTVPIAVAAEGASAIMVLAAGNPTPPVATFNFGPLAASQSASTRIRLAGTQDIIAVAKLADGSFARTSKTVKVTIGGCGG from the coding sequence ATGGATTTCACACGCCGTGAAACCCTGGCCATGGGGGCGGGCGCCGCGCTCGTGACCGTGCTGCCGTTCCAGGCGAATGCTGCCGTGGACGACCTGATCAACGCCTTCACCGGCGGGGCCGCCACCGGCGATGCGGGCGTCGAACTGACTGCGCCGGAAATCGCCGAGAACGGCAATACGGTGCCAATCGCGGTCGCCGCCGAAGGCGCGTCGGCGATCATGGTCCTGGCGGCCGGAAACCCCACGCCGCCCGTGGCCACGTTCAATTTCGGCCCGCTCGCCGCCAGCCAGTCCGCAAGCACGCGGATCCGCCTGGCAGGCACGCAGGACATCATTGCAGTGGCCAAACTGGCCGATGGCAGCTTTGCCCGCACGTCGAAGACCGTGAAGGTCACGATCGGCGGCTGTGGCGGCTAA
- the soxX gene encoding sulfur oxidation c-type cytochrome SoxX, with protein MRLTIITAALALSGGLAMANPVAPGDVAFDDYGAIEASLTGQPGNPDNGREIMIARGKGNCLACHEVTALKDAPFHGEVGPMLDGIGANRTEAELRGIVANAKKTFEGTVMPAFYKTSGFVRPGDGYTGKAAKEEDLMPILTAQEIEDVVAFLLTLQDG; from the coding sequence ATGAGGCTGACAATCATCACGGCGGCACTGGCGCTGAGCGGGGGGCTGGCAATGGCCAACCCGGTCGCACCGGGCGACGTCGCATTCGACGACTATGGCGCGATCGAAGCGTCGCTGACCGGACAACCCGGCAATCCCGACAACGGCCGGGAAATCATGATCGCGCGCGGCAAGGGGAATTGCCTTGCCTGCCATGAAGTGACCGCGCTCAAGGACGCGCCGTTCCACGGCGAGGTCGGCCCGATGCTGGACGGCATAGGCGCCAACCGCACCGAGGCGGAACTGCGCGGTATCGTCGCCAATGCCAAGAAGACGTTCGAAGGCACCGTCATGCCGGCTTTCTACAAGACCTCGGGCTTCGTGCGCCCGGGCGACGGGTATACCGGCAAGGCCGCCAAGGAAGAAGACCTGATGCCGATCCTGACGGCGCAGGAGATCGAGGATGTGGTCGCGTTCCTGCTGACATTGCAGGACGGCTGA
- a CDS encoding riboflavin synthase: MFTGIVTDMGQVRALQRRGDLRARIGTRYDTDGIDIGASIACDGVCLTVVETGPDWFDVEISAETLSKTNLGGWAEGRRINLERALKVGDELGGHIVSGHVDGLAEIVAMTDEGDSTRVTLRAPQPLARFIAPKGSVALNGTSLTVNEVDGRDFGINFIPHTKAVTTWGQAKVGDMVNLEIDTLARYVARLAEMS, translated from the coding sequence ATGTTCACCGGGATTGTGACCGATATGGGCCAGGTGCGCGCCCTTCAACGCCGTGGCGACCTGCGCGCGCGCATCGGCACGCGCTACGACACGGACGGGATCGATATCGGCGCGTCGATCGCCTGCGACGGGGTGTGCCTGACGGTGGTGGAAACCGGTCCCGACTGGTTCGATGTCGAGATCAGCGCCGAAACCTTGTCCAAGACCAACCTGGGTGGTTGGGCCGAGGGGCGGCGGATCAACCTGGAACGTGCGTTGAAAGTGGGCGACGAACTGGGCGGGCATATCGTGTCGGGCCATGTCGACGGGTTGGCCGAGATCGTGGCGATGACCGATGAGGGCGACAGCACCCGCGTGACATTGCGTGCACCGCAGCCACTCGCGCGCTTTATCGCGCCCAAGGGGTCGGTGGCGCTGAACGGCACGTCGCTGACGGTGAACGAGGTCGATGGGCGCGATTTCGGCATCAACTTCATCCCGCATACCAAGGCGGTGACGACCTGGGGGCAGGCCAAGGTCGGTGACATGGTGAACCTCGAGATCGACACGCTGGCGCGGTATGTCGCGCGGTTGGCCGAGATGTCCTGA
- a CDS encoding ArsR/SmtB family transcription factor — protein MGLPVLHDDLTEEELDSIVDKATTASAFLKAISHEGRLMILCHLVTGEKSVTELEELLSARQAAVSQQLSRLRLEGLVVPRREGKAIYYRLADDRPRKMLETVYELFCKDD, from the coding sequence ATGGGTTTGCCGGTTCTGCACGACGACCTGACCGAAGAAGAACTGGACAGCATCGTCGACAAGGCGACCACCGCCTCGGCCTTTCTCAAGGCAATCAGCCATGAAGGCCGGCTGATGATCCTGTGTCATCTGGTCACCGGCGAAAAATCCGTGACCGAGCTAGAGGAACTGCTGTCGGCTCGTCAGGCCGCGGTCAGCCAGCAATTGTCGCGTCTGCGGCTGGAAGGGCTGGTCGTGCCCCGGCGCGAGGGCAAGGCGATCTATTACCGCCTCGCCGATGACCGGCCTCGGAAAATGCTGGAAACGGTCTACGAGCTGTTCTGCAAGGACGACTGA
- the soxA gene encoding sulfur oxidation c-type cytochrome SoxA — protein sequence MKFKAMTAIAALLAAPVVFAGGPDDDTLVINGETEMVTKTAAPPAMQEAGIEEVISGWHFRTDETQSLQMDDFENPAMIFVDQAMDYWQTVDGSEGKSCASCHESVEQFAGLTASMPKVIDGKLTTMEDLLNDHRASAMGAEPWKWSSDEMQAMVALIALQSRGMPVNVDIDGEARPFWEKGKEMYYTRYGQLELSCASCHEENYGNYIRADHLSQGQINGFPTYRLKQAKLISKHNRFRGCIRDTRAETFAEGSDEFRALELYVASRGNGLSVETPAVRQ from the coding sequence ATGAAATTCAAGGCAATGACGGCGATCGCCGCCTTGCTGGCCGCACCGGTTGTCTTTGCCGGCGGCCCTGATGACGACACTCTCGTGATCAATGGCGAGACAGAGATGGTCACCAAGACCGCAGCGCCCCCGGCAATGCAGGAGGCCGGGATCGAGGAGGTCATTTCGGGCTGGCATTTCCGAACCGATGAAACCCAGTCTCTGCAGATGGACGATTTCGAAAATCCGGCAATGATCTTCGTCGATCAAGCCATGGATTACTGGCAGACGGTCGACGGAAGCGAGGGCAAGTCCTGTGCGTCGTGCCACGAAAGCGTCGAGCAATTCGCCGGCCTCACCGCCTCCATGCCCAAGGTAATCGACGGCAAGCTGACGACGATGGAAGACCTGCTGAACGATCACCGGGCCAGCGCGATGGGCGCCGAGCCATGGAAATGGTCGAGCGACGAGATGCAGGCGATGGTCGCGTTGATCGCGCTGCAGTCGCGTGGCATGCCGGTGAATGTGGACATCGACGGAGAAGCCCGGCCCTTCTGGGAGAAGGGCAAAGAGATGTATTACACGCGGTATGGACAGCTCGAACTGTCCTGCGCGTCCTGCCATGAAGAGAATTATGGCAACTACATCCGCGCCGACCATCTTAGCCAGGGTCAGATCAACGGCTTTCCGACCTACCGTCTGAAGCAAGCCAAGCTGATCTCCAAGCACAACCGTTTTCGCGGCTGCATCCGCGACACCCGGGCCGAAACCTTTGCCGAAGGATCCGACGAATTCCGCGCGCTCGAGTTGTATGTCGCTTCGCGCGGCAACGGCCTGAGCGTCGAAACTCCGGCGGTCCGTCAGTAA
- a CDS encoding YeeE/YedE family protein, with protein sequence MTDLFSDHVLVALVGLFGGVLLGLAARLGRFCTLGAIEDVLYGGSDVRMRMWGVAIGLAVMGSFALMGLGWLDGGDTYYLSIRFMPVAAVIGGLIFGYGMALAGNCGYGAIARLGGGDLRSFVIVLVMGVSTYVVLSGPLAPLRAALFPQVESTGTAPGIAHGIGAAAGLPVPVIGMTLGAVIFAFSAMSRALWAKPKQVGWSAAVALAVLSGWAGTTWVATTGFEGLPVVSHSFAAPLGESILWWMTGSARPVSFAVGSVAGVWLGAFAGSLIKGHFRWEACEDPRELRRQIIGAALMGAGAVIALGCSIGQGLSAFSVLALSAPLTFAAIFVGAALGLRQLIEGFQPAE encoded by the coding sequence ATGACAGATCTGTTCAGCGACCATGTGCTTGTCGCCCTCGTCGGGCTTTTCGGTGGCGTGCTGCTGGGCCTGGCTGCGCGGCTCGGCCGCTTCTGCACGCTGGGCGCCATCGAGGATGTGCTTTACGGCGGTTCGGACGTGCGAATGCGCATGTGGGGCGTCGCGATCGGCCTGGCGGTGATGGGCAGCTTCGCCCTGATGGGACTGGGCTGGCTGGACGGCGGCGATACCTACTACCTGTCGATCCGGTTCATGCCCGTGGCCGCGGTGATCGGCGGGTTGATTTTCGGGTACGGAATGGCGCTGGCGGGCAATTGCGGATACGGCGCCATCGCCCGGCTGGGTGGCGGCGACCTGCGCAGCTTCGTTATCGTTCTGGTGATGGGCGTGTCGACCTATGTCGTGCTGTCGGGTCCCCTGGCGCCATTGCGCGCGGCGCTGTTTCCGCAGGTCGAATCCACTGGCACCGCGCCTGGCATCGCGCACGGCATCGGCGCCGCGGCAGGATTGCCCGTGCCGGTGATCGGCATGACGCTCGGCGCGGTGATCTTCGCTTTTTCCGCCATGTCGCGGGCGCTTTGGGCCAAGCCCAAGCAGGTCGGCTGGTCCGCCGCTGTGGCGCTGGCCGTGCTGTCGGGATGGGCTGGAACCACCTGGGTCGCCACGACGGGATTCGAGGGCCTGCCGGTGGTATCCCACAGTTTCGCCGCGCCGCTTGGGGAATCCATCCTGTGGTGGATGACCGGGTCGGCGCGTCCGGTGTCCTTTGCCGTCGGATCGGTCGCGGGTGTCTGGCTGGGCGCTTTCGCCGGCTCGCTCATCAAGGGCCATTTCCGCTGGGAGGCCTGCGAAGACCCGCGTGAACTGCGCCGCCAGATCATCGGTGCCGCGCTGATGGGCGCCGGCGCGGTGATCGCGCTCGGCTGTTCGATCGGACAGGGGCTGTCGGCCTTTTCGGTGCTGGCGCTGTCGGCACCGCTGACCTTCGCCGCCATATTCGTCGGGGCCGCCCTGGGGCTGCGTCAGCTGATCGAGGGGTTCCAGCCGGCGGAGTGA
- a CDS encoding cytochrome c biogenesis CcdA family protein, with the protein MLDISFAGAAFAGLLSFFTPCILPMVPFYLCYMAGISMAELRDDAGITPGAQRRLIVSALFFAAGVTTIFVLLGMGATAVGQAFADWRRPLSYLAAGILLVFGLHFLGVIRIGFLYREARIESTAEPTTILGAYLMGLAFGFGWTPCVGPALASILMIASGMGDIWRGGLLLLVYGAAMTAPFVIAALFSGPFLRWTARHRSKLVYVEKVMGGMLILFAILIATESVNVIGQWMLETFPGWVALS; encoded by the coding sequence ATGTTGGATATTTCCTTCGCGGGTGCGGCTTTTGCCGGGCTGTTGAGCTTTTTCACGCCCTGCATTCTGCCCATGGTGCCATTCTACCTGTGTTACATGGCCGGAATATCCATGGCCGAATTGCGCGACGATGCGGGTATCACGCCCGGCGCGCAACGGCGGTTGATCGTTTCGGCGCTGTTCTTTGCCGCCGGGGTGACGACGATCTTTGTCCTGCTGGGGATGGGCGCAACGGCAGTCGGGCAGGCCTTTGCCGATTGGCGGCGGCCTTTGTCCTATCTTGCCGCGGGCATCCTGCTGGTCTTCGGTCTGCATTTTCTGGGCGTGATCCGTATCGGCTTTCTTTATCGCGAAGCGCGGATCGAAAGCACGGCCGAGCCGACGACGATCCTGGGTGCCTACCTGATGGGGCTAGCCTTTGGTTTCGGCTGGACGCCCTGTGTCGGACCGGCCCTGGCGTCGATCCTGATGATCGCGTCCGGCATGGGCGATATCTGGCGCGGCGGGTTGCTCTTGCTGGTCTACGGCGCGGCGATGACGGCGCCTTTCGTGATCGCCGCGCTGTTTTCCGGCCCGTTCCTGCGCTGGACCGCGCGGCACCGGTCCAAACTGGTCTACGTTGAAAAAGTGATGGGCGGGATGCTGATCCTGTTCGCTATACTGATCGCAACCGAAAGCGTGAACGTCATCGGGCAATGGATGTTGGAGACCTTTCCCGGCTGGGTCGCGCTGAGCTGA